In Cicer arietinum cultivar CDC Frontier isolate Library 1 chromosome 7, Cicar.CDCFrontier_v2.0, whole genome shotgun sequence, the genomic window TCTCGTTGTTTATTGATATCTTTACGCAACATTTATTCACCGTTGTTctttagttattaaaaaaactgTTCTTGTAGGTACACGTTTCATGAAAcaaaaaacacttttttttagttaattttttatagcgCCAAATATATTTCCTAAAATAAATCCTTATCATTTTCCCTCTCTTGAAACCCTATCTCAGATTTTCAGCAATTCTCATTTTCCCTCTCTTGAAACCCTATCTCAGATTTTCAACAACAAAGCCTTGTCACTTTCCCTCTCTTGAAACCCAGAATTTCAGCAACCTAGCTTCTCTCAATTTTTCACTTTCAGCAGCTTCTCTCATTTTTCACTTTCAGCAACCTTAACCCTTACCCACAAATTCTTCTTCTCTCTCGCTCTGTCGCGTAACCCATCTCCGTCGCGTAACCCATTCTCCCTCGGGTAATGGATTTTGTCTCGCGTAAACCATTTATCGCGCAACTCAACCTCGTTCAACATCGTTCAAGGTTTCGTTCAAGGTCTGAGGATTCTGTCTCGCGTAAACCATTTATTTCGACCGTGTTTTTGGTATGTATTTTGTATCTTTGCtccaaaaccctaattttttgaATCCTATTTTGCTCTGCTATTAGGTTTAATTTTTCTACGAATTAGTGTTATAATCCACTTCTCGAGCAATTCTCATTTTCCCTATCTTGAAACCTTATTTTGCTCTGCTATTAGGTTTAATTTTGCTACGAAatgattgattaattttttgctTATTTCACTGgaattctgttttatttttgcaGATTTCTCAAATTCACTAGAACCCTAATATTTCGAATCCAAATTCTCACATCCTGCCTCAGAAGGTAAGAACTTGAACCCTCCCAtggttttattttgaagaatttattTCTAGATAGTGTTAAATGAAGTCGTGAATGTTTGTGGGTGCTGATTTTATgctaaaaatttgataaaatcaaataatagaatGTGAGAAATAAGAAAGCATATTTTAAGTTGTTAACAATGAGCCAGTCATGCTAGACATAGCTAAGCAGGGTGCATATAGTGTAAAGTTAGTTTTGAGTAGatgtatttcttttgtttttgccAAATTGGCTCGCTCAGTAATTGTTGTATATTTGTGGGTTTATAGTCTATTGATATGGGTCTTTTTCTGCTAAATTTTCTACTGCTATGAACTGCGATAGTATGATACATTTGCATTGATAATTTGCTCTAAACTATGAATTGGCAGCATCATGATTTTGCATTGATAATTGGCTGCATTATGAGTGTTACTTGTAATTGTCATACTTATGCTATATGTTACATGAGTGTTACTTCTGCATTATGagaatttattgattaattagcttcgtttagaaaaaaattaaaacagttAGAAATCCTATAACTGTTTAATCCTGAACATGATTTTTAGTTGCATGTTAGAAATCAGTATTGCTACCATTAATAAAAACGGTAACAAGACTTAAAAAAGTAAGaggaattaaaattgtattgctACCATTAATTAAAACAGTAACATGACTTAAAATAGTAAGAggaattaaaacaatattgctACAATTAGATAGCACAAAGGCCTCTTTGGACGCATCTAGATTTTGATTGAGCTTGTACTAACATCCCTTTGAAATTATTTGTCCTATATGGTAGTCTCCTCATAAACTCGATGGACAAGGAATGGACAAAATTGTCTAGAGAGAGTAAAGAGTATCAAAACGGTGTAGATTTTTTCCTAGATTATGCATACACCAAAGGAAAACCTCGTGGAAAAGAGATTTCGTGTCCATGTGCTAAATGTTACAACACCAATTGGTTCACAAGGAAGGTAGTACGAAATCATTTAATAGCATTAGGATTTCAAAAAGGATATGATTTTTAGGTTCGTCATGGTGAAGAGATAAGAAAACCCAATGATCTTAATGATGATCATGTGAATGATGAAGAGGATCAAATTGATGAACTACTTTTTGAAAGATTTAGAGATGTTATACAAGAAGAATGTGAATTTAATGAAGGCCTCAACGAAGATGCAAAAAAGTTTTATAATCTAGTCGAAGAAGCCAAACAAGAGTTATATCCGGGTTGCAAAAACTTCTCAAAATTTTCGTTCACAATTCGGCTATATTTATTGAAGTGTTTGTATGGTTGGAGCAATGAATCATTTAATGCTCTCTTAGAATTGTTGAAAGAAGTTATGCCTTCACTGAACATCCCCGATACGTTCAATAAAACTAAAGGCATGATAAAGGACTTAGGGCTGGATTATAAAAAGATCGATGCTTGCCCTAATGATTGCATGATctattggaaaaattatgagaatGAAACATCTTGCCATGTTTGTGGTGCTCCACGTTGGAAGGAAATTGCCGAAGGAAACCATCAAGTTGGAAAAAATCACGAATCTTATAAAGTTTCAGATAAAATATTAAGACATTTTCCCTTGATTCCTAGACTTCAAAGGTTGTTTATGTGTTCAAAGACGACTAGCTCATTATGGTGGCATGAAGAAGAGCGTTCGAAAGATGGGAAGTTGAGGCATCCTGCAGATGGGGAAGCATGGAAAGAATTTGATAAACGCCCTCCAGACTTTGCTTAGACTCACGTGAAATTGCCGAAGGAAACCATCAAGTTGGAAAAAATCATGAATCTTATAAAGTTTCAGCTAAAATATTAAGACATTTTCCCTTGATTCCTAGACTTCAAAGGTTGTTTATGTGTTCAAAGACGGCTAGCTCATTAAGGTGGCATGAAGAAGAGCGTTCGAAAGATGGGAAGTTGAGGCATCCTGCAGATGGGGAAGCATGGAAAGAATTTGATAAACGCCCTCCAGACTTTGCTTTAGACTCACGTAATATAATACTTGGATTATCCAGCAACGGATTTAATCCCTTCAGAACTACGAATGTGTCTCATAGTACCTGGCCTGTGTTATTAATACCATATAACTTTCCACCTTGGTGTTGCATGAAGGCTAAGTATTCGATGTTGTCTTTATTAATACCTGGACCACAATCGCCAGAGAATAATATTGATGTGTACCTTCAACCATTGATTGAAGAGCTAAAGGTGTTATGGGATTTGGGAGTAGAAACATATGATGCATCACTAAAGCAAACATTCCAAATGCGAGCAAGTCTCTTGTGGACTATTAGTGACTTTNNNNNNNNNNNNNNNNNNNNNNNNNNNNNNNNNNNNNNNNNNNNNNNNNNNNNNNNNNNNNNNNNNNNNNNNNNNNNNNNNNNNNNNNNNNNNNNNNNNNNNNNNNNNNNNNNNNNNNNNNNNNNNNNNNNNNNNNNNNNNNNNNNNNNNNNNNNNNNNNNNNNNNNNNNNNNNNNNNNNNNNNNNNNNNNNNNNNNNNNNNNNNNNNNNNNNNNNNNNNNNNNNNNNNNNNNNNNNNNNNNNNNNNNNNNNNNNNNNNNNNNNNNNNNNNNNNNNNNNNNNNNNNNNNNNNNNNNNNNNNNNNNNNNNNNNNNNNNNNNNNNNNNNNNNNNNNNNNNNNNNNNNNNNNNNNNNNNNNNNNNNNNNNNNNNNNNNNNNNNNNNNNNNNNNNNNNNNNNNNNNNNNNNNNNNNNNNNNNNNNNNNNNNNNNNNNNNNNNNNNNNNNNNNNNNNNNNNNNNNNNNNNATCCCAAGAAAGACAAAAGATCATGAAAAAGCTTGTTTAGATTTACAAGACATGGGCATTAGAAAGAAACTTCACCTTaaagagttagatcaaggtaaAAAGATAGTGTTTGCAAAAGCATGTTTTTCCATGACTGCAAAGGaaaagactactttttgttctgtACTAAAAAAAGCAAAAATACCTGATGGATGTGCTTCAAACATTTCAAAATGTGTTCAACTTGCTGAAAGAAAAGTTAGTGGATATAAGAGTCATGATGCACATTTCATGTTGCATTACTTGCTTCAAGTAGCTGTTAGAAGTGCAATGTCTAACCAGGTTGCTCACCCTTTAATTCGTCTTTGTTCCTTTTTTTGATGTTTATGTCAGAAGGTGATTGAGGTGGCTGATTTGGACATTTTGCAAACTGAGATTGTAGAAACACTTTGCCAATTGGAGACAATTTTCCCCCCGAGTTtctttgatataatggttcattTGCCAATACATTTGGTGAATGAGGTAATATTGGGACGGCCTGCTCAATTTCGATGGATGTACTTTACAGAAAGATATTTAGGAAAGTTGAAGAGTTATGTTCGTAATAAAAGTCGTCCTGAGGGTTCTATTGCTGAGGGTTACTTGGTTGAAGAGTGCTTGACATTTTGCTCGCGATACTTGCATAGTGGTGTGGAGACAAGGTTTAGTAGAATGACAAGGAATAGTGATACATGTGATCTTGGTCATCCTATTGGGGGAAAGAAAAAAGGTGAAGGAACTTATTTGGATTGCAAGTCTAGGAGTCAGGCCCATCGTTACATTTTATTCAATTGTGACGATGTCCAATGTTTATAAGGTAAATAAGTATGCTTGTATTTGTAGGTTTTTAATGcattaaataattgttttacaatTACTATAACAATGTACTTTTATTTGTAGTGAGCATGAAAATGAAGATGTAAatgtgaataaaataaaaaggtggAGTAAAGCAAAAAGTCAAGGGTTAGATTTTGTCGAATGGTTTAAGAAGCGTGCCTTGTTAAGCGATGTATCTGACAAACTTAAGAAGCTATCAAGAGGACCAAATAAAATTTCAAGACATTTTTCTGGCTATGTAATTAATGGATACAGGTTTCATACAAAACACTGTGATGCTAGACGTAAAACACAAAATAGTGGTGTGACACTAATGGCAGTAACTAAAAGTTTTGCAAGTACCAAAGATGAAAATCCAATAGTACAATCAATAGCTTACTATGGATCAATTACTGAAATAGTTGAGGTTGATTATTATGGTATGTTGAAGTTTGTGTTATTTAGATGTGATTGGTTTGAAGTTGAAGAAGACAAGTTTGGCTTGACTTGTGTTTACTTTAACAAGAGATGCTACATGGACGATCCTTTTGTATTGGCATCTCAAGTCCACCAATGCTTCTACATTCAAGATCCTTCTAATCCAAATAGACATTATGTTATGAAGTCTATTCCTATGGAATTTTTTAACTTGAACGAACAATCAAATTCAAATGGCCAACAACCATATCAATGTGATTCATCTGACCATCCAATTAATCTAGCTGCAAGCGATGAGACTCGTGAAGTTGAATTTGTTAGGAATGATATTCCACCAACGATTATTGTTAATTCTTTACGTGGGTCGGATGAAAAAGAATCTGATGACGATTCTAGTTTTGATGAGACTCATTTGgactattttattattcattaatttttatttacttataatGGAATGTTGTTTTGGACAACTTGTTACAATAATTTGAACTTCTGTTTATTTACTTAGGATGGAATGTTGTTACAATTATTTGAACTTCTGTTTTATAATGGAATGATGAGACTTCTGTTTATTTGAACTTCTgtttattaatcattaatttgaTGTCTTTTGACACTTCCTATTGTCCTTGTTACAATTATTTGGACTGCTATATTTTGGACATCTGCTATATTTACTTGTTAGGACTGCTGCTATATACTTGATGCATTTAGGACTGCTGCTATATACTTGTTATTTAGGACTGCTATATACTTTACATTTAGGACTGCTGCTATATACTTGATGCATTTAGGACTGCTGCTATATACTTGTTATTTGGACTGCTGCTATTTGGTCTGCTTGTTATTTGGACTGCTGCTATATTTATGACTGTTTTTTCTTTGGTCTGCTGCTATATTTAGGACTGCTATATTTGGACTGCTATATTTTCCtgcaatcaaacagaagaagcagTCCAAAACTTTTAGGACTGTTGTTTCTTAGTTACTTATTTGGACTGCTTCTTACTTTTAGGACTGCTGTTTTTTAGGACTGTTGTTACTATTTGGACTGCTGTTTTTAGGACTATTTGTTACTCATTTTGGACTTTGAATAATAATTCTCGAcgttatttcttttttttgatTGCAGGAAAATGAACAAAGGGAATGGTTTTTGGCTTGATATTCAAGCTAAGTCCAGCAATGACTTAATGCGGCAATATAGAGTCAAGTTAGAAAGTGCTAAATCTATAAAAGAAAGCAATCAAAAGCTAGACCAATCGAAGCAATCATTGGAAGCTGGGAATTCAATTCAAACACAACATAAAAAGCCAAACCAAAAGGTAGTTGCAGTCCAACCAATTCTTGAACCATCTAAGAAAATTGTTGAGAACAACAAAGGGGTtggtcaaaataataatatcaagaGACAACTTTGGTCTACAAAGGCTCCTTGTCTTCAAGGTTTAATAGAATCACAAGTCTCTAAGAAAACTGATGAGCAAAACAAAACACTTTCTCAAAATAATAATCTTCATAAGCAACAAAAGTCAACAATGGCTACTCAAGGTTCAATAGAATCAAAAGTCTCTAAGAAAATTGAGGAAAAAAACAAAGGACTCCTTCAAAACAATAACCTTAAGAGGCAAGTCAACTCTACCATGGGAAATCAAGTTCAAGGATCACCAGTACATCAACAAgcctataagaagaaaaaaactattCCAAAATGTCCACCTATGTCACTTACCAAATATCTCAATAAGAATAAGGAACAACATGGAGTAGAGGATTCAGGAGATGAAGATatagaagaaaatgaaatgGAGGAGGGTATCAACTACGAAAGTGAGGAAAGTGAGGGAACCAATGGTATATATGTTTTTGTTGATTACATATTGGATATAAAAatttgcaatttattttttacttttttaattactattatgtggtttatttttagaattaataaaaaaacgaGGAAAGACTATATGTCGGAAAATTCATTCACGAGAGTTTAAAGATAGACAAGAGATCATCTTGAATGAAGAAGGACAACCGGTTGGGCCTGATGAAAAGACAGTTTCTGAACTTAGTAGTTTTTTGGGGATAATCGCAAGAAGTTCAGATTTGTGTCCTCTCACTTTCAATAACTGGAAGGCTTTGATTAGGACTTGGAAGGATCTAAATATAGATCCTGTGTGGGATTATCTAAATGTACttactttttaatttgaatGTATGGGTTAGCATACCTTTATAAATATAGATTCTAAtatgtttcttttatttttgcagCAAAAATACATCATTCTAGAGAAATGAAGGAAAGCTGTATTTGCTATTTTAAATGATGCTTGGAGAAGATACAAATGTTTTCTTAAAAAGGAGCATTTTAGTAAGTACAAAACCACGCGTGAGCGGTTAAAAAATCATCCTCATGAGGTACCAGAAGAAGACTTTAAGAACTTATTGGAATATTGGAAAGAAGACCACAGTCAAGTAAGATATAATTAGATATAATTACTTGTTATATATAGTTGTTGTCACacatttgtaattttataaaaaaaattgtgaatgaaTATAGGATATGAGTCAtcaaaatgttcaaaatatagCTCAGCTGAAATACAGACACCGAATGGGGAATAAAGGCTTTGCAGTTATAAGAGAAAAAATTGTATTCTTTTTTCAAACATTgtaaatgaatatttaattatgttacttaaataaaactctcatattcttttttttttcttcttgttttagTGTCAAAGTAATGAAGATAAAGAGCATCCCATTCAAGCTGAAATGTTTATTGCTACTCGACAAAGTAAGAAAGGAAAGGAGTTGGATCAAGAAACCAATCTTGCAATTGTAAGTTTAACATAAtgtgttatttatttactattagTTATGTATacaattattcatttaatattattatttatgctAGATAAAGCTTCAAGACTTGATTGAAAAAGATGGACAGTCATCTTTAGAGGCCTTTCAGAGTGTGTGTGGCAAAGAAAAACCTGGGAGATTTCGTTGTCACGGAAGAACTTCAACACCAACTCTCTTGAGAAGAAATGAAGAAATTGCAAAACTTAAAAGAGAACATGCTCAAGAGATAAAACACTTTAATGATAAGATACAAGAGATAGAGGAGAAACAACGTAAGGAAATGGAAGCGATGGAAGGAAAATTTCAGCTTATTCTTAAGACAATGTTGAACTCTAACACTGTAGGATTGAATATAGATGTTTTAGCAGCTTTTTTATCAACTCCAGCTGATGCTAACAGTACTCTACGTTCTTCTACATCAACACATGCTCCTAATAATAATGAAGTAAGACTAAACTATATTACGGTTAGaactattattgttagaattatatatatagtattgtTAGAACTATATTACTATTATAGACtttaacattttttcatttactcatgattttacttattgaatatattatttttattttgtagatgAATGATGGTGATACCAATGATGAATTTCAACatttggaagcacaagatgaAGAAATAGATGTTGATACTTAAGTTTTCTTTGTGTATTTGTTTTTATAGATaaggaattttatttttgttattttgattgtCTCCTTATCTCTAGAATATAAATTAGAGAAATTGAATCACTGCAAATACATTGTATGAATGATCAAGAGTTACAACGCTTCATCTATATGACAATGAACTTTATGAATTTATACTATTGCAATTGTTACATTATGAATTTATTACAGTACATTACAATAATTTAGTATTaacaattgttatatttttaaatttattatagaatttcaataataatattttactaaaattatttttctaaaatacaataatttaagaaattattttttttataaaaaaatttactttttgcAACGGTTTTAAAGCAT contains:
- the LOC140918755 gene encoding uncharacterized protein, with protein sequence MCSKTASSLRWHEEERSKDGKLRHPADGEAWKEFDKRPPDFALDSRNIILGLSSNGFNPFRTTNVSHSTWPVLLIPYNFPPWCCMKAKYSMLSLLIPGPQSPENNIDVYLQPLIEELKVLWDLGVETYDASLKQTFQMRANLQDMGIRKKLHLKELDQGKKIVFAKACFSMTAKEKTTFCSVLKKAKIPDGCASNISKCVQLAERKVSGYKSHDAHFMLHYLLQVAVRSAMSNQKVIEVADLDILQTEIVETLCQLETIFPPSFFDIMVHLPIHLVNEVILGRPAQFRWMYFTERYLGKLKSYVRNKSRPEGSIAEGYLVEECLTFCSRYLHSGVETRFSRMTRNSDTCDLGHPIGGKKKGEGTYLDCNEHENEDVNVNKIKRWSKAKSQGLDFVEWFKKRALLSDVSDKLKKLSRGPNKISRHFSGYVINGYRFHTKHCDARRKTQNSGVTLMAVTKSFASTKDENPIVQSIAYYGSITEIVEVDYYGMLKFVLFRCDWFEVEEDKFGLTCVYFNKRCYMDDPFVLASQVHQCFYIQDPSNPNRHYVMKSIPMEFFNLNEQSNSNGQQPYQCDSSDHPINLAASDETREVEFVRNDIPPTIIVNSLRGSDEKESDDDSSFDETHLDYFIIH
- the LOC101493368 gene encoding uncharacterized protein, which gives rise to MDKEWTKLSRESKEYQNGVDFFLDYAYTKGKPRGKEISCPCAKCYNTNWFTRKVRHGEEIRKPNDLNDDHVNDEEDQIDELLFERFRDVIQEECEFNEGLNEDAKKFYNLVEEAKQELYPGCKNFSKFSFTIRLYLLKCLYGWSNESFNALLELLKEVMPSLNIPDTFNKTKGMIKDLGLDYKKIDACPNDCMIYWKNYENETSCHVCGAPRWKEIAEGNHQVGKNHESYKVSDKILRHFPLIPRLQRLFMCSKTTSSLWWHEEERSKDGKLRHPADGEAWKEFDKRPPDFA